One genomic segment of Catalinimonas alkaloidigena includes these proteins:
- the pdxA gene encoding 4-hydroxythreonine-4-phosphate dehydrogenase PdxA, with translation MEKTDISVSKPQKIKRKKKGELPVIGISLGDFNGIGPEVVIKALADKRMLNMMTPVIFGSSKVVSFYRKSLNLEDSFNFMTIRSMDEIAYGKVNVINCWQQVLVEAGKVTNEAGEAAWLSLKEATQALKDDYTDAIVTAPINKHNIQNEEFKFAGHTEYFAQTFEAKDMLMMMVHDQLRVGVATGHIPLNQVSNHLTRDLVRRKLKVMEESLKLDFGILKPKIAVLGLNPHAGEDGLLGSEEQEIIKPVIQELKEEGKLIFGPFPADGFFGVNMHKKFDGILAMYHDQGLVAFKTMAFEQGVNFTAGLPVVRTSPDHGTAYDIAGKGEASEVSMREAFYLACDVIKARQEQMPDE, from the coding sequence ATGGAAAAGACAGATATTTCAGTAAGTAAACCACAGAAAATCAAGCGGAAAAAGAAAGGCGAGCTTCCGGTAATAGGAATCAGTCTGGGGGATTTCAATGGTATAGGTCCGGAGGTAGTGATCAAAGCACTGGCAGATAAGCGTATGCTAAACATGATGACACCTGTCATTTTTGGTTCTTCTAAAGTAGTATCTTTTTACCGTAAAAGCCTTAATCTGGAAGACAGCTTCAACTTTATGACCATCAGGTCAATGGATGAGATTGCGTATGGTAAAGTCAATGTGATCAACTGCTGGCAGCAGGTACTGGTAGAAGCTGGTAAAGTTACGAATGAGGCAGGTGAAGCAGCCTGGCTCTCTTTGAAAGAAGCTACACAGGCCCTTAAAGATGACTATACAGATGCTATCGTAACAGCGCCCATCAACAAGCATAACATACAGAATGAGGAGTTTAAATTTGCCGGACATACTGAATATTTTGCCCAAACCTTTGAGGCTAAAGATATGCTCATGATGATGGTGCATGACCAATTGCGTGTGGGTGTCGCTACCGGTCATATTCCACTCAACCAGGTGAGCAACCACCTGACCCGCGATCTCGTCCGCCGTAAGCTGAAGGTGATGGAAGAATCCTTGAAGCTGGACTTTGGAATTCTTAAGCCCAAAATTGCGGTTTTAGGTCTCAATCCACATGCCGGAGAAGATGGTTTGTTGGGTTCAGAAGAGCAGGAGATTATCAAGCCAGTGATTCAGGAACTTAAAGAGGAAGGTAAACTGATCTTCGGCCCTTTTCCTGCCGACGGTTTCTTTGGTGTAAATATGCACAAGAAATTTGATGGCATACTGGCTATGTATCATGATCAGGGATTGGTTGCATTCAAGACAATGGCTTTTGAGCAGGGCGTAAATTTTACTGCCGGCCTGCCTGTAGTACGCACCTCACCCGATCATGGTACCGCTTATGATATTGCCGGTAAAGGAGAAGCTAGTGAAGTATCCATGCGCGAAGCGTTTTACCTCGCATGTGATGTAATCAAAGCCCGACAGGAGCAGATGCCTGACGAATAA
- a CDS encoding rubredoxin domain-containing protein, whose amino-acid sequence MLARVFAKGGIISPGDFSKVLEIAQELGSDYVHLGARQDILFPIRISNMEKVGELLKQLPLKYEYQSKDRENIVSSYVTLDVMPSTSWLAPHIYHYILDSFDYEPSDKINITDPTQGMVPLFTGNINFIASNIDNYWYMYIRYSALDAKPWCCPDLIYGFDLAKVSRAIEALKAVANKISPAEIYAQLKTKLHFNARTLAQPLEYPEMIFPYFEGINRAESDKYWMGLYWRNNRFTIKFLEVFCNQCLKTNIGIICLTPWKSILIKGVMEKDKLEWEKILGKYGINMRHSSLELNWHLPVADQDALELKNYLVRALDQQDISTYGLSFSIKTQKHVVLFTSIVIEREEAENEEDAYQYNILYAKDFNPNFFEYYYYARAVNRDIIPSLLIELSKKYYEQLNTKKTAPPDSEKSQTHQESHKLVFQCSECLSVYDEAYGDTLAKVPAGTPFSLLPDSFRCSVCGSPKSKFRQAELSR is encoded by the coding sequence ATGCTGGCCAGAGTTTTTGCAAAAGGTGGAATTATCTCTCCCGGTGATTTTTCCAAAGTGCTGGAAATAGCACAAGAATTAGGTTCAGACTATGTGCACCTGGGGGCCAGACAAGATATTCTTTTTCCTATCCGCATAAGTAATATGGAGAAAGTGGGTGAGCTGCTGAAGCAGTTGCCTCTAAAGTATGAGTACCAGAGTAAGGACCGTGAAAACATCGTGAGCTCATATGTTACACTGGATGTGATGCCTTCTACCTCCTGGCTGGCACCACATATTTACCATTATATTCTGGATAGCTTTGACTACGAACCTTCCGATAAAATTAATATTACCGACCCTACGCAGGGCATGGTGCCGCTGTTTACCGGGAATATTAATTTTATAGCCTCCAATATTGACAATTACTGGTACATGTACATTCGCTACTCTGCCTTGGATGCCAAGCCCTGGTGTTGCCCTGATCTGATTTATGGATTTGACCTTGCCAAAGTTTCCCGGGCCATTGAAGCGCTTAAAGCCGTAGCGAACAAGATTTCACCGGCAGAGATTTACGCTCAGCTCAAGACTAAATTACACTTCAATGCTCGCACGCTAGCGCAACCTCTGGAATATCCGGAAATGATCTTTCCTTATTTTGAAGGTATCAACCGTGCAGAAAGTGATAAGTACTGGATGGGTCTTTACTGGCGTAATAACCGCTTTACCATCAAATTTCTGGAAGTTTTCTGTAATCAGTGTCTCAAAACCAATATCGGTATCATCTGCCTTACTCCCTGGAAATCCATTCTGATCAAAGGGGTGATGGAAAAAGATAAGCTGGAATGGGAGAAAATCCTGGGAAAATACGGCATCAATATGCGCCACTCTTCTCTGGAGCTTAACTGGCACCTCCCGGTAGCCGATCAGGATGCTTTAGAGCTAAAAAATTACCTGGTACGTGCGCTTGACCAGCAGGACATCAGCACCTACGGACTTTCATTTTCTATCAAGACACAGAAACATGTTGTGCTTTTTACTTCTATCGTTATAGAGAGAGAAGAAGCTGAAAATGAAGAAGACGCTTACCAGTACAACATCTTATATGCCAAAGATTTTAACCCTAACTTTTTTGAGTATTACTATTATGCCCGGGCAGTTAATCGTGATATCATCCCTTCCTTGCTTATTGAGCTAAGCAAGAAATATTACGAGCAGCTCAACACCAAAAAAACAGCTCCTCCTGATTCAGAAAAAAGCCAGACTCATCAGGAATCACATAAATTGGTTTTTCAGTGCAGCGAATGTCTGAGTGTTTACGATGAAGCTTATGGAGACACCTTGGCAAAAGTTCCTGCCGGCACGCCATTTTCCTTGTTGCCCGATAGCTTTAGATGCTCAGTTTGTGGAAGCCCTAAATCTAAATTCAGGCAGGCTGAACTTTCCAGGTAA
- the proS gene encoding proline--tRNA ligase yields the protein MSKGLPKRSEDYSAWYNELVKRAELAETSEVRGCMVIKPYGYAIWEKMQAQLDKMFKATGHTNAYFPLFIPKSYLSREADHVEGFAKECAVVTHHRLKNAEDGSGVVVDPEAKLEEELIVRPTSETVIWNSYRNWIQSYRDLPLLINQWANVVRWELRTRLFLRTTEFLWQEGHTAHANREEAIEETVRMMNVYAEFAEEHMAMPVIKGIKTESERFAGALDTYCIEALMQDGKALQAGTSHFLGQNFAKAFDVKFATKDGGLEHVWGTSWGVSTRLMGALIMAHSDDNGLVLPPKLAPIQVVIVPIFRKQEEFEAISEKALEMKAKLEQLGISVKYDDRDTHKPGWKFAEYELKGVPLRIAMGPRDLENGTVEIARRDILEKQTHQADEKLPQMIHDLLDTIQKDIYNKAYSFRKERTVRVDSYDEMKKILEDEGGFISAHWDGTAETETRIKEETKATIRCIPLNSEGEEGTCIYSGKPSSQRVIFAKAY from the coding sequence ATGAGTAAAGGACTACCCAAAAGAAGCGAAGATTATTCAGCCTGGTATAATGAACTGGTTAAACGTGCAGAACTGGCAGAAACCTCTGAAGTTAGGGGGTGTATGGTCATTAAACCCTACGGATATGCCATCTGGGAAAAGATGCAGGCTCAGCTAGACAAGATGTTTAAAGCGACAGGACATACCAATGCTTATTTCCCTCTTTTTATCCCAAAATCTTACCTGAGTAGAGAAGCAGACCATGTGGAAGGATTTGCCAAAGAATGTGCAGTGGTTACGCATCACCGCCTGAAAAATGCCGAAGATGGAAGTGGTGTAGTAGTAGACCCTGAGGCTAAACTGGAAGAGGAACTGATTGTGCGCCCAACCTCTGAAACCGTGATTTGGAACTCATATCGTAACTGGATACAGTCATACCGGGATTTACCCTTACTGATCAACCAATGGGCCAATGTGGTAAGATGGGAACTCAGAACCCGCCTTTTCCTGCGTACTACCGAGTTCTTATGGCAGGAAGGGCATACCGCACATGCAAACAGAGAGGAAGCGATTGAAGAGACGGTCCGTATGATGAATGTGTATGCTGAATTTGCTGAAGAGCACATGGCTATGCCCGTGATCAAGGGCATAAAAACTGAAAGCGAACGTTTTGCCGGCGCATTGGATACCTATTGTATTGAAGCCCTTATGCAGGATGGCAAAGCCTTACAGGCTGGCACCTCCCACTTTCTGGGGCAGAACTTTGCCAAAGCTTTTGATGTAAAGTTCGCAACTAAAGATGGAGGACTGGAACACGTATGGGGGACATCATGGGGTGTTAGCACTCGTTTGATGGGAGCTTTGATCATGGCACACTCCGATGACAACGGTCTGGTGCTTCCTCCTAAGCTAGCCCCTATACAGGTAGTGATCGTGCCCATCTTCAGAAAGCAGGAAGAATTTGAAGCCATTTCTGAGAAAGCATTAGAAATGAAAGCTAAACTTGAGCAACTTGGAATTTCGGTCAAGTATGATGATCGTGACACACACAAGCCAGGGTGGAAATTTGCCGAATACGAACTTAAAGGTGTACCCTTGAGAATAGCGATGGGACCTCGTGACCTGGAAAATGGAACTGTTGAAATAGCACGCAGAGATATACTCGAGAAGCAGACTCATCAAGCCGATGAGAAGCTCCCTCAGATGATACATGACCTTCTGGACACGATCCAAAAAGATATTTACAACAAAGCATATAGTTTCAGAAAAGAGAGGACGGTACGTGTAGACAGCTATGATGAAATGAAAAAGATTTTGGAAGATGAAGGAGGATTCATCTCTGCGCACTGGGATGGCACCGCTGAGACAGAAACCCGTATCAAAGAAGAAACCAAAGCTACTATACGCTGTATCCCCCTAAACAGTGAAGGGGAAGAAGGTACGTGTATTTACTCCGGGAAGCCATCCTCTCAGCGGGTGATCTTTGCCAAAGCATATTAA
- the floA gene encoding flotillin-like protein FloA (flotillin-like protein involved in membrane lipid rafts) — translation MDGLSLILIIVASIVAFFTFLYFIPLNLWITARFSGVKVGLLELVFMRIRKVPPRIVVDSLITATKAGLDVTSSDLETHYLAGGNVPSVIKALISADKANIRLTFKQATAIDLAGRDVFEAVQISVNPKVINTPEVAAVAADGIQLMAKARVTVRANIAQLVGGAGEDTILARVGEGIVTSIGSARKHTDVLENPDNISKLVLQRGLDAGTAFEILSIDIADVNVGDNIGAKLQIDQANADLKVAEAKAEERRAMAVANEQEMRAKSQEARAKVIEAEAEVPKALAESFRSGNLGVMDYYRMQNIQADTDMRSAISGEDDTRAKKDDED, via the coding sequence ATGGACGGACTCTCGCTCATTTTGATCATTGTTGCTTCAATAGTAGCATTTTTCACTTTTTTGTATTTTATCCCACTTAACCTGTGGATCACTGCCCGCTTTTCAGGCGTAAAAGTTGGGCTACTGGAGCTGGTCTTCATGCGAATCCGTAAGGTTCCTCCTCGTATCGTCGTGGACTCACTTATTACAGCAACTAAAGCGGGACTTGATGTTACCTCTTCTGACCTGGAAACGCACTACCTTGCCGGAGGTAATGTGCCTTCAGTGATCAAAGCACTGATTTCAGCTGACAAAGCGAATATCAGGCTTACTTTTAAGCAAGCTACTGCCATTGACCTGGCTGGCCGGGATGTATTTGAAGCGGTGCAAATCTCGGTGAACCCCAAAGTAATCAATACGCCTGAAGTTGCTGCTGTCGCTGCCGATGGTATACAACTGATGGCCAAAGCCAGGGTAACGGTTCGTGCCAATATTGCTCAACTTGTGGGAGGTGCCGGTGAAGACACAATACTTGCCAGAGTTGGTGAAGGGATTGTAACCTCTATAGGCTCTGCCCGCAAGCATACTGATGTACTGGAAAACCCTGATAATATTTCCAAGCTCGTACTACAAAGAGGCCTGGATGCCGGCACAGCCTTTGAAATTCTTTCCATAGATATTGCTGACGTAAACGTAGGAGACAATATCGGAGCAAAGCTGCAAATTGACCAAGCCAATGCTGACCTGAAAGTCGCAGAAGCCAAAGCTGAAGAACGCAGGGCCATGGCGGTGGCTAATGAGCAGGAAATGAGGGCCAAGTCGCAAGAGGCAAGAGCAAAAGTAATTGAAGCTGAAGCTGAGGTGCCCAAAGCGCTGGCCGAATCATTTCGCTCCGGTAACTTAGGTGTGATGGATTATTATCGTATGCAGAACATTCAGGCTGATACCGATATGCGCTCCGCCATCTCCGGCGAGGATGATACGCGTGCTAAGAAGGATGATGAAGATTAA
- a CDS encoding NfeD family protein, translating into MWLAIIILLIIGILLIVTELVFIPGTTIFGIAGLVLTAAGVIMAFINFGTATGLIILAISFVLISALLIVSFRSDTWEGISLKSANTGHVNEDVKNNLWKGDKGIALSALRPGGKAEFKDTIVEVSTLGQYLDAGSEIKIISIKDHKIIVEPANTHQTKTTNQ; encoded by the coding sequence ATGTGGTTAGCTATCATTATCCTGTTGATTATCGGTATTCTACTGATCGTAACTGAATTAGTTTTCATTCCGGGTACTACAATATTCGGAATTGCCGGCTTAGTACTCACTGCCGCGGGTGTAATTATGGCTTTCATTAACTTTGGTACGGCTACTGGTCTCATCATATTGGCAATTTCTTTCGTGCTCATCTCTGCTTTGTTGATCGTAAGCTTCAGGTCAGATACCTGGGAGGGTATATCTCTGAAAAGCGCAAATACTGGACACGTCAATGAGGATGTGAAAAACAATCTCTGGAAAGGTGATAAAGGCATAGCTCTTTCTGCACTTCGTCCGGGAGGTAAAGCTGAATTTAAAGATACAATAGTAGAGGTGAGCACCTTAGGTCAATATCTTGACGCAGGATCAGAAATAAAGATTATTAGTATAAAAGATCATAAAATCATTGTAGAACCAGCGAATACACACCAAACTAAAACTACTAACCAGTAA